A single region of the Salmo salar chromosome ssa16, Ssal_v3.1, whole genome shotgun sequence genome encodes:
- the neto2b gene encoding neuropilin and tolloid-like protein 2 isoform X2: protein MYIYSQNVGKISQNARQCGTWIRNINGGQFSSPNYPKIYPPNKECLYILEALPRQRIELLFDDIFYIEPSFECRFDHIEVRDGPFSFSPLINRFCGSSSPGLVLSSGRFIWIRFSSDEELEGLGFRVQYTFTADPEFHLHVGGILNPIPDCQFELSGADGMIRSGQVEEEDKVKPDQAVDCIWTIRAPPNFKIYLRFLEYQLENSNECKKNFVAVYDGSSAIEDLKAKFCSTVATDVMLDNGVGVVRMWADEGSRLSRFRMLFTSFADPPCSGDMFFCHSSMCINNSLVCNGVQNCVFPWDESNCKEKKPKGIFHHITKTHGTIIGVSTGLVLLLLIISILVQVKQPRKKVVARKSALFNRADFKEVFEPPHYELFSLREKELSTDIDLPEELQSLNALRRSSTTSRCIHEHHCGSQASANPSRRASSVGIGSMELPPFRCEFTQGQPGSLPSLRGVNSSLRKKSWPSMKQVGLVGGEGLVDRVRGREDRVMEEEEEEEVEGGRCDVYVRRGMSMRSICEMSQQRSMSMDF, encoded by the exons ATGTACATAT ACTCTCAGAATGTGGGTAAGATTTCCCAGAATGCCCGACAGTGTGGCACCTGGATCAGAAACATCAACGGGGGGCAGTTCAGCTCTCCAAACTACCCTAAAATCTACCCTCCCAACAAAGAGTGCCTCTACATACtggaag cCCTGCCCCGTCAAAGGATCGAGCTTCTGTTTGATGACATCTTTTACATTGAGCCGTCCTTTGAGTGTCGTTTTGACCACATCGAGGTGAGAGATGGTCCGTTCAGTTTCTCTCCTCTGATCAACCGCTTCTGTGGCTCCTCCAGCCCAGGCCTGGTGCTCTCCAGCGGACGATTCATCTGGATCCGCTTCTCCAGTGATGAAGAGCTGGAGGGACTGGGCTTCAGGGTCCAGTACACCTTTACCGCAG acCCAGAGTTTCACCTCCACGTGGGAGGAATATTAAATCCTATTCCAG ACTGTCAGTTTGAGCTAAGTGGAGCTGATGGTATGATCCGGTCCggtcaggtggaggaggaggacaaagTCAAACCTGACCAGGCGGTCGACTGTATCTGGACCATACGAGCTCCGCCCAACTTCAAG ATCTACCTGCGGTTTCTGGAGTATCAGCTGGAGAATTCGAATGAGTGTAAGAAGAACTTTGTGGCCGTGTACGATGGCAGCAGTGCCATAGAGGACCTCAAG GCCAAGTTCTGCAGTACCGTTGCCACTGACGTAATGCTTGACAACGGGGTGGGCGTGGTCAGGATGTGGGCGGACGAAGGCAGCAGACTCAGCCGCTTTCGCATGCTCTTCACGTCTTTCGCAGACC cccCATGTTCAGGCGACATGTTCTTCTGCCACAGTAGCATGTGCATCAACAACTCTCTGGTGTGTAACGGGGTGCAGAACTGTGTCTTTCCCTGGGACGAGAGCAACTGTAAAG agaAGAAGCCTAAAGGTATATTCCATCACATTACTAAGACCCATGGGACAATTATAGGTGTGTCTACAGgactcgtcctcctcctcctcatcatctccATACTGGTGCAGGTCAAACAGCCACGCAAGAAG GTGGTGGCGCGGAAGAGTGCCCTTTTCAATCGAGCTGACTTCAAGGAAGTGTTTGAACCTCCGCACTACGAACTCTTCTCACTCAGAGAGAAG GAGTTGTCTACGGACATAGACCTACCAGAAGAACTCCAGTCTCTCAACGCTCTGAGACGTTCCTCCACCACTTCCCGCTGCATCCATGAGCACCACTGTGGCTCCCAGGCCTCCGCCAACCCCAGCCGACGTGCTTCCTCTGTGGGCATAGGATCCATGGAGCTGCCCCCCTTCCGGTGCGAGTTCACCCAGGGTCAGCCAGGCTCCCTACCCTCTCTGAGAGGCGTCAACAGCAGCCTGAGGAAGAAGAGCTGGCCTAGTATGAAACAGGTAGGACTGGTGGGAGGCGAGGGCCTGGTGGACCGGGTAAGGGGGAGGGAGGATAGGGtgatggaagaggaggaagaagaggaggtggaaggagggaggtgTGATGTGTATGTACGCAGAGGGATGAGCATGAGATCAATCTGTGAGATGTCTCAGCAGAGATCGATGTCCATGGACTTctga
- the neto2b gene encoding neuropilin and tolloid-like protein 2 isoform X1, with protein sequence MYIFWLALFLIEEGFALAQKTKDSQNVGKISQNARQCGTWIRNINGGQFSSPNYPKIYPPNKECLYILEALPRQRIELLFDDIFYIEPSFECRFDHIEVRDGPFSFSPLINRFCGSSSPGLVLSSGRFIWIRFSSDEELEGLGFRVQYTFTADPEFHLHVGGILNPIPDCQFELSGADGMIRSGQVEEEDKVKPDQAVDCIWTIRAPPNFKIYLRFLEYQLENSNECKKNFVAVYDGSSAIEDLKAKFCSTVATDVMLDNGVGVVRMWADEGSRLSRFRMLFTSFADPPCSGDMFFCHSSMCINNSLVCNGVQNCVFPWDESNCKEKKPKGIFHHITKTHGTIIGVSTGLVLLLLIISILVQVKQPRKKVVARKSALFNRADFKEVFEPPHYELFSLREKELSTDIDLPEELQSLNALRRSSTTSRCIHEHHCGSQASANPSRRASSVGIGSMELPPFRCEFTQGQPGSLPSLRGVNSSLRKKSWPSMKQVGLVGGEGLVDRVRGREDRVMEEEEEEEVEGGRCDVYVRRGMSMRSICEMSQQRSMSMDF encoded by the exons ATGTACATAT TCTGGCTAGCTCTCTTTCTGATAGAGGAAGGCTTTGCATTGGCACAGAAAACCAAAG ACTCTCAGAATGTGGGTAAGATTTCCCAGAATGCCCGACAGTGTGGCACCTGGATCAGAAACATCAACGGGGGGCAGTTCAGCTCTCCAAACTACCCTAAAATCTACCCTCCCAACAAAGAGTGCCTCTACATACtggaag cCCTGCCCCGTCAAAGGATCGAGCTTCTGTTTGATGACATCTTTTACATTGAGCCGTCCTTTGAGTGTCGTTTTGACCACATCGAGGTGAGAGATGGTCCGTTCAGTTTCTCTCCTCTGATCAACCGCTTCTGTGGCTCCTCCAGCCCAGGCCTGGTGCTCTCCAGCGGACGATTCATCTGGATCCGCTTCTCCAGTGATGAAGAGCTGGAGGGACTGGGCTTCAGGGTCCAGTACACCTTTACCGCAG acCCAGAGTTTCACCTCCACGTGGGAGGAATATTAAATCCTATTCCAG ACTGTCAGTTTGAGCTAAGTGGAGCTGATGGTATGATCCGGTCCggtcaggtggaggaggaggacaaagTCAAACCTGACCAGGCGGTCGACTGTATCTGGACCATACGAGCTCCGCCCAACTTCAAG ATCTACCTGCGGTTTCTGGAGTATCAGCTGGAGAATTCGAATGAGTGTAAGAAGAACTTTGTGGCCGTGTACGATGGCAGCAGTGCCATAGAGGACCTCAAG GCCAAGTTCTGCAGTACCGTTGCCACTGACGTAATGCTTGACAACGGGGTGGGCGTGGTCAGGATGTGGGCGGACGAAGGCAGCAGACTCAGCCGCTTTCGCATGCTCTTCACGTCTTTCGCAGACC cccCATGTTCAGGCGACATGTTCTTCTGCCACAGTAGCATGTGCATCAACAACTCTCTGGTGTGTAACGGGGTGCAGAACTGTGTCTTTCCCTGGGACGAGAGCAACTGTAAAG agaAGAAGCCTAAAGGTATATTCCATCACATTACTAAGACCCATGGGACAATTATAGGTGTGTCTACAGgactcgtcctcctcctcctcatcatctccATACTGGTGCAGGTCAAACAGCCACGCAAGAAG GTGGTGGCGCGGAAGAGTGCCCTTTTCAATCGAGCTGACTTCAAGGAAGTGTTTGAACCTCCGCACTACGAACTCTTCTCACTCAGAGAGAAG GAGTTGTCTACGGACATAGACCTACCAGAAGAACTCCAGTCTCTCAACGCTCTGAGACGTTCCTCCACCACTTCCCGCTGCATCCATGAGCACCACTGTGGCTCCCAGGCCTCCGCCAACCCCAGCCGACGTGCTTCCTCTGTGGGCATAGGATCCATGGAGCTGCCCCCCTTCCGGTGCGAGTTCACCCAGGGTCAGCCAGGCTCCCTACCCTCTCTGAGAGGCGTCAACAGCAGCCTGAGGAAGAAGAGCTGGCCTAGTATGAAACAGGTAGGACTGGTGGGAGGCGAGGGCCTGGTGGACCGGGTAAGGGGGAGGGAGGATAGGGtgatggaagaggaggaagaagaggaggtggaaggagggaggtgTGATGTGTATGTACGCAGAGGGATGAGCATGAGATCAATCTGTGAGATGTCTCAGCAGAGATCGATGTCCATGGACTTctga